One Seleniivibrio woodruffii DNA window includes the following coding sequences:
- a CDS encoding helix-turn-helix domain-containing protein, which produces MFNSRVVSVAGFSLVFSYLLSFLFEGRVLYSVMEYHGAYEGRYVIIAIIAHFAGLVSCGFFVRSLNQAKRTVLAGMAVCFIITVPFFFPPNFLWIAALAAGGYASGCAVAAWGYFLKAFTPANRRIKTCADVLIFSNLLMIIINITAVQVSHYAGLVLSLIFVGSGMLLIRRLPAEQVLSEKRPAPVWDTRKPMVVLFLFVFIITINSGLMYQVMNPAFGHLSSLTSWYWSVPYIGALLIMRNLPDRVKRFVVLYIGMGLIILSFILFMVLGRGVADYLAVNTLMLGACGIFDLFWWSIIGEMMEHTENPAKTFGINLSANVLGILTGGAAGMAITSAEFPDSEVAVIALSVVCVTLAMLPLVNTVLVRRLRNHAYLMDETADETPVITPPEPLTAREQEVLPLILSGKSNKAIADSLFISESTVKSHVRNIFSKFGVATRAELISILLSNRQK; this is translated from the coding sequence ATGTTCAACAGCAGAGTGGTTTCTGTGGCCGGTTTTTCCCTTGTTTTTTCATATCTGCTGTCCTTTCTCTTTGAGGGGAGGGTGCTTTACAGCGTCATGGAATATCACGGCGCATATGAAGGCCGGTATGTAATTATTGCAATAATTGCGCATTTCGCAGGACTGGTCTCCTGCGGTTTTTTCGTCCGCAGTCTTAATCAGGCAAAGCGCACCGTTCTTGCGGGAATGGCCGTCTGTTTCATCATAACCGTTCCCTTTTTCTTTCCGCCGAATTTTCTCTGGATCGCCGCACTGGCCGCAGGGGGATACGCCTCCGGATGTGCAGTTGCCGCATGGGGCTATTTTCTTAAAGCGTTCACACCTGCAAACAGACGCATAAAAACATGTGCAGATGTGCTCATATTTTCAAATTTGCTGATGATAATAATAAATATCACTGCCGTCCAGGTTTCACACTATGCCGGACTGGTTCTGTCGCTGATTTTTGTGGGGTCGGGTATGCTGCTTATCAGGCGGCTTCCGGCTGAGCAGGTTCTCTCTGAAAAAAGACCTGCGCCTGTGTGGGATACGAGAAAACCTATGGTAGTTCTTTTTCTTTTCGTCTTCATAATCACCATCAACTCAGGTCTTATGTATCAGGTGATGAACCCCGCATTCGGGCATCTTTCCTCCCTTACAAGCTGGTACTGGTCGGTTCCCTACATCGGTGCACTGCTTATAATGCGCAACCTGCCCGACAGGGTTAAAAGGTTTGTGGTGCTCTATATCGGCATGGGGCTTATAATTCTGTCGTTCATACTGTTTATGGTTCTGGGCAGGGGAGTTGCCGACTATCTGGCGGTGAACACTCTTATGCTGGGAGCCTGCGGCATATTCGATCTGTTCTGGTGGAGCATCATAGGCGAGATGATGGAGCATACTGAAAACCCTGCGAAAACTTTCGGGATAAACCTGTCCGCAAACGTTCTGGGCATTCTGACAGGAGGTGCGGCGGGGATGGCGATAACCTCGGCGGAATTTCCCGATTCGGAGGTGGCGGTGATAGCCCTGTCTGTTGTGTGCGTTACTCTGGCAATGCTCCCTCTTGTGAACACGGTGCTTGTTCGCAGGCTTAGAAACCACGCATATCTTATGGATGAAACAGCAGACGAAACACCTGTGATAACCCCTCCGGAACCCCTCACAGCAAGGGAGCAGGAGGTGCTTCCTCTCATTCTCTCAGGAAAATCAAACAAGGCCATTGCGGATTCCCTCTTCATAAGCGAGAGCACGGTGAAGTCTCATGTCCGGAATATCTTTTCAAAGTTCGGTGTGGCAACCCGTGCGGAGCTGATCAGTATCCTCCTGTCAAACCGTCAGAAATAA
- the ybaK gene encoding Cys-tRNA(Pro) deacylase has translation MSKEKYPVTQAVRVLRDNKAEFEPHLYDYVEKGGTKHSSESLGADIHTVIKTIILEDDTKTPIVVLMHGDKEISLKKLARDINVKTLKPCEPDTANRHTGYLVGGTSPFGTKRAMKVYMEKTIADLPRIFINGGKRGFLVNIAVSEVIRILKPVEVEVAIDK, from the coding sequence ATGTCTAAGGAGAAATATCCGGTAACACAGGCCGTAAGGGTTCTGAGGGACAACAAGGCGGAGTTTGAGCCGCACCTTTACGACTATGTTGAAAAAGGCGGCACAAAACACTCAAGCGAGTCTCTGGGTGCGGACATACACACCGTAATAAAGACGATCATCCTTGAGGATGATACCAAGACCCCCATTGTGGTGCTTATGCACGGTGACAAGGAGATATCCCTAAAGAAGCTTGCCAGAGATATAAACGTTAAAACCTTAAAACCCTGCGAGCCTGACACGGCTAACAGACACACCGGATATCTGGTGGGCGGAACATCCCCCTTCGGCACAAAAAGGGCGATGAAGGTTTATATGGAAAAGACCATAGCCGATCTGCCCAGAATATTTATAAACGGCGGCAAGAGGGGCTTTCTGGTGAATATTGCGGTGAGCGAAGTTATAAGAATTTTGAAACCTGTTGAAGTCGAAGTCGCCATAGATAAATAA
- a CDS encoding pyridoxamine 5'-phosphate oxidase family protein has product MRRSKKRASAEQTEMMLRSGKVLYLALADGNIPYVVPMSYGYRDGVIYMHCANEGRKLDMLKKNAEAAFSIVPSCELIKKDTSCGWTFNFESVSGSGNVEFVTDAEGKRAALNVLMEHYGKFDNSYPDEMMDVTCVLKLTVKECSGKISPAPSVL; this is encoded by the coding sequence ATGAGAAGAAGTAAGAAGCGTGCAAGCGCAGAACAGACGGAAATGATGCTCAGAAGCGGCAAGGTGCTCTATCTGGCACTGGCCGACGGAAACATTCCCTATGTTGTGCCCATGAGCTACGGCTACAGGGACGGAGTGATATACATGCACTGCGCAAACGAAGGCCGTAAGCTTGATATGCTTAAAAAGAATGCCGAAGCGGCGTTCAGCATTGTTCCCTCCTGTGAGCTGATAAAAAAGGATACATCCTGCGGCTGGACATTTAACTTCGAGAGCGTTTCCGGCTCAGGAAATGTGGAGTTTGTGACCGACGCTGAAGGAAAAAGAGCCGCACTCAACGTTCTGATGGAGCATTACGGCAAGTTCGACAACAGCTATCCCGACGAGATGATGGACGTTACCTGTGTTCTGAAACTCACTGTTAAAGAGTGCTCAGGGAAAATATCCCCTGCGCCTTCGGTGCTCTGA
- a CDS encoding EVE domain-containing protein yields the protein MRYWLMKSEPGCFSVDDLAERPDSTTPWDGVRNYQARNFMRDDMKAGDRVLFYHSNCEEPGVAGLAEIACEAYADYTAFNPAEKHYDPKSVPEKPVWMMVDVKLVDKFDRVVTLKEIKADDRLSGMELVRKGSRLSVQPVSENEYKTILRMAGYDEKK from the coding sequence ATGCGCTACTGGCTTATGAAATCCGAACCCGGCTGTTTCTCCGTTGACGATCTGGCGGAAAGACCCGACAGCACAACTCCATGGGACGGCGTGAGAAACTATCAGGCACGCAACTTTATGCGGGATGATATGAAGGCGGGCGACAGGGTGCTTTTTTATCACTCAAACTGCGAGGAGCCGGGCGTTGCGGGACTGGCGGAGATAGCCTGCGAAGCCTATGCGGACTATACGGCGTTCAACCCCGCCGAGAAGCACTACGACCCGAAATCCGTTCCGGAAAAGCCCGTCTGGATGATGGTGGATGTTAAACTGGTGGACAAGTTCGACAGGGTCGTGACCCTGAAAGAGATAAAAGCGGACGACAGACTGTCCGGCATGGAACTGGTGCGGAAGGGCTCAAGGCTCTCCGTTCAGCCCGTTTCGGAGAACGAATATAAAACAATACTCAGAATGGCAGGTTACGATGAGAAGAAGTAA
- a CDS encoding queuosine precursor transporter, giving the protein MNDRSLAILTAVFISSLTIASVLASKIITIAGVVVPAGILAYSVTFVISDTITEIWGRKTANNVVIGGFFSLVIVAVLIQISIALPSAPFWQNQDAYSSVLSTSARIIFASLVAYLISQYNDVWLFHLIKTKTGQKHLWLRNNLSTAMSQLLDSVIFILIAFYGTMPVVPLILGQWLIKLVIALVDTPIVYLMVHLLRHKRQPEASAQAETV; this is encoded by the coding sequence ATGAACGACAGAAGTCTTGCCATCTTAACGGCAGTATTCATTTCTTCGCTGACCATAGCCTCCGTGCTTGCCAGCAAGATCATTACAATTGCGGGAGTGGTTGTCCCTGCGGGCATCCTTGCATATTCGGTCACATTCGTAATCTCCGATACCATTACGGAGATATGGGGCAGAAAAACGGCTAATAACGTTGTTATCGGCGGTTTTTTCAGCCTTGTCATTGTTGCTGTTCTCATCCAGATATCAATAGCTCTGCCCTCGGCACCCTTCTGGCAGAATCAGGACGCATATTCGTCAGTTCTTTCCACATCCGCCAGAATAATTTTCGCATCTCTGGTGGCATATCTCATCAGCCAGTATAATGACGTGTGGCTGTTCCATCTGATAAAAACGAAAACAGGCCAGAAACACCTCTGGCTGCGCAATAACCTTTCCACAGCCATGTCGCAGCTTCTGGATTCGGTTATCTTCATATTAATAGCTTTCTACGGAACAATGCCCGTTGTGCCGCTTATTCTCGGCCAATGGCTCATCAAACTGGTGATAGCGCTTGTCGACACACCGATAGTCTACCTTATGGTGCACCTTCTGCGCCACAAAAGACAGCCCGAAGCATCTGCTCAGGCTGAAACGGTATAA
- a CDS encoding ABC transporter ATP-binding protein has protein sequence MIDLMNVRKVFNAGTVNENVAIGDLSLNIEKGEFVTVIGSNGAGKSTMLNLIAGILTPDGGNVVVNGRDITKMPDYKRAKFIGSVFQDPLSGTAKSLTIEENMAIAHKRGQGRWFAKGVNRKNRHYFAEKLADLGLGLENRLKTNAGLLSGGQRQCLTLLMAVMANPEILLLDEHTAALDPKTAELVMNLTKRLADEMNLTCLMVTHNMKQAIEFGSRIIMMHGGEIVVDVKGADKKGLTVKDLLQMFEQVKGSGIDDDKLLLGV, from the coding sequence ATGATCGATCTTATGAACGTGCGCAAGGTTTTCAACGCAGGAACAGTTAACGAGAACGTCGCCATCGGCGACCTTAGTCTCAACATAGAAAAAGGTGAGTTCGTGACCGTCATCGGCAGCAACGGTGCGGGAAAATCAACCATGCTCAACCTTATCGCAGGAATACTTACCCCCGATGGCGGAAACGTTGTCGTAAACGGCAGGGACATCACAAAGATGCCTGATTATAAAAGAGCAAAGTTCATCGGTTCCGTTTTTCAGGATCCGCTGAGCGGCACTGCAAAATCCCTCACCATTGAGGAGAACATGGCCATTGCCCATAAAAGAGGACAGGGCAGGTGGTTTGCCAAAGGGGTCAACAGAAAGAACAGGCATTATTTCGCAGAGAAACTGGCGGATCTGGGGCTGGGGCTTGAAAACAGGCTCAAGACCAACGCAGGTCTTCTCTCCGGCGGACAGAGACAGTGCCTCACCCTGCTGATGGCTGTAATGGCGAATCCGGAGATTCTGCTTCTGGACGAGCACACTGCGGCGCTTGACCCGAAGACAGCCGAACTGGTCATGAACCTGACCAAGCGTCTGGCGGATGAAATGAACCTTACCTGTCTGATGGTTACCCACAACATGAAACAGGCAATCGAGTTCGGCTCACGCATCATAATGATGCACGGCGGCGAGATTGTTGTGGATGTTAAGGGTGCTGACAAGAAGGGGCTGACGGTTAAAGACCTGTTGCAGATGTTCGAGCAGGTGAAGGGAAGCGGAATCGACGACGATAAGCTCCTTCTGGGAGTCTGA